Sequence from the Corallococcus sp. EGB genome:
GCGCGCGTCGGCGGGCGTAGAGGCGCGCCCCCGAGCGGGCGAGGGTCTCGTCGTACGCGTCGAGGTACGCGGCGTCGACGGTGGCGCCTTCACGCAGCAGGCGGTTGCGGTTCTTGAGGGCGCGGGCGTACTCGCGGCTCTCCTTGAGGAAGGCGGGGAAGCGGTTGAAGACGGCGCGGTCGAGGAAGGCGCGGCGGGCGTCGGGGCCGCCCTTGATGACCTCCAGGTCATCCGGGGTGAAGGCGACGACGGAGACGCCGCCGAAGTAGTCCTCGAGGCTGGCGGCCTTCTTGCCGTCCACGAGGGCCTGGCGGGTGCCGCCGCCGACCTCGACGGAGATTTCGCGCTCGGCGCCCTTGAGGAGGAAGCGGCCGGTGACACGGGCGGCCTGGGAGCCCCAGCGGACGAGTTCGGAGAGGCGGCCGGCGCGCAGCGGCTTGAGGGTGGCGAGGAAGTAGAGCGCCTCCAGGAGGTTGGTCTTCCCCTGCCCATTCTGGCCCACGGCGATGGTCGCGTGGGTGCTGGGCGCGAGCTGCACCGCCGGGAGGTTGCGGAAGTCCTGGACCTGGAGCGAGAGGAGGCGCACAGCGTCACCGAGAAGGGGCCGTCCTTCGTACTACAGATGCGGCGGCCGGCGGTGCGCGGGATTCAGCGGGTGATGCCTGGCTGGTGGGCGCGGGAGCGCTACGGACAGAGCCGTCGCCGCCAGCGGTCCAGGTAGCTCCCGATCCCGGTGTCGTTCTCTCCTGGCTCGTACATGAAGGGTTTCAACAGGCAGGCCAGGGCGCGGTACTGGGGTGGAACGGCTGATGTCTCGATGTCGATGGCCTCGGGCCATTCGCTCAGGGTCAGCAGCAGGCGTTCGTGGTCCATGGGGAGGAAGGAGACCTCCGGAAACGGGAGTGCCTGCCGCAGCGCTTCAATGCCACCGAGCCGGTCCAACAGCGGTGGGCCCAGGAAGGTAAGCCAGTGGGCGCCCAGGGCGTGGGTCCCGATGACGTAACCGAGGCTGGCGACAGCGGGCAGGTCCACCCCTAGATAGCGCGCGGAGTATTCTTCCAGGACCTTCCAGTCCCCTGCGGTCCAGGAGCCCGATCGAGAGGCAAGGGCGAAGCTCGCGTAGCCGAAATGGAAGGGCAGCTCCCGAGCCAGCTCCACCACCAGGGCACGCATCCGCTGGGGGCCCTGTTCCAGGAGGAACTCGGTCGGAAATGTGAAGGACATCGCTGTGGCGGACGCATCGCGGATCGGGGGCTCGATCCGCCAGCTGTGGTACTCGAACTGGTACCCTCCGGTTCCTCCAGGCAGGTCGGACAAGTCGACGTGCCAGGCCAGGCGGGAGGGTCGCTCCACCATCCGCTTGCGAATGACTTCCCATCCGTCCGCATCCAGCTCAAGGACATCCCCATCGTCCGCGCCGTACCAGTTCAGCGACTGCGGCGGGATGGCTCGAACGTAGGCCTGCAAGGCGCGCCAACACGCCTGGGTCACGATCCTGTGGTCGTGGGGGATGAAGAACGCGACCACGACACCGTCGCGGGCCGCGACCGCGCCATCCCTGTAATGAAGACGAAGGGTCGGGAAGTTCGCGCTCATGGCTGGCCCACAACTCCCTTGCGAGGAGAAACGAGCCGGGCTCTCCCACCAAGCGCCTCCTCGTAGACCTTCTCCTGCGTTTTTCCATCGTAGGGACTGCCCTCCCCATAGACGGTCCACTGCGGTTCGTTGCTTTCAGGGCAGGGGAACTTGAAGTCGAGGATGAGCGCGGCCTTGTTCAGACTCCGGTCCGCATGGAGGACAAGGTCCGGCTTGATCGTGCCTCGGAGCTCATCGGTGCAGCCCTCGGCGAGCATCCGCGTCTCCTTCTCCCGGCTGAGGGGCTCCACGAACCGGGCATTCGGATAGTAGCGATAGCGCTGCTCGATGCTGTAGGGCGCGGCCCATAGCTCCTTGAGCACCTCCTCCGCGCACTGAAGAGCCAGGACGTGCTTCTGCTTTCCGAGCTGCATGGCCCGGGTGATGGGGTTGCCGCAGCGGTCGCGCCCCACCACCTCGCGGCACTCCTGCCGCGTCGGAGGACGGCCCTGGAAGAAATGCGCATTGCCCTGACGCTCGGCCTCGACGGCACATTCCACGAGTCGCTCCTCCAGCTCATCCGCGCTGTGGTCCCGCTGCATCAAGCCGAGGATGACCGGGGCGGCCTGGACCAGGACAGAGGCCGTGGTGGAAGAAACACCCTGCTCGGCGACAAGGGCCGCATGACGCAGCCTCGCGGCGGTCTCCGTGTCGACGAAGCGCAAGTCACCGTGCGCGGAGCGCCGCGTGCTCCCGCCAGCACAGGCCGTGAGCAGCGCGATGGCCGCGCACAGTTTCGCCATCACCTGCGTCACAGCGCCGCCGTCGCTCCCGTCCAGTGCTGCGCGGCCCAGCCCAGCGCGCCCAGGCCCACGACCAGCGCGCTGTATTCCACCAGCGTGCGCACATCGCCCTTCTCCGACGCGGGCGTGAGCAGGGCCCGGAACATCGCCACGCCCCCGATGAGCAGGAGCAGGTTCTCTCCCGTGGCGAACCACGTCGCGCCCAGCACGGCCACCGCCATCCACCGCTGCGGACGCGCCAGCGCCCGGAACCCTCTTGAACCGTCCAACTGCCACAGCGGCACCAGGTTGAACAGGTTCAGCCAGGCCGCAGCGTGCGCGATGGCGCCCAGGGCCTTCCACCCCGTCAGCACCGCCGCCACCAGCGCCGCCACCGCCGCCACGCTGCCCCAGATGGGCCCCGCCAATCCCACGCGCGCGTCCTCGCGCTCATCCACCGGCACCTGCTTCAGGCGCACGAACGCGCCCAGGCCCGGGATGAACATGGGCGCGTCCGCCTTCATCCCCAGACGCCGCAGCGACGCCACGTGACCCATCTCGTGTACGTAGATGCAGGCCACCAGCCCCAGCGCGAAGCTCCAACCCCACATCGTCCAATACACGCTCGCCGCGAACATCATGGAGAACAGCGTGCTCGCGTTCGTGAGCCCGAGCAGCAGCAGCTTCCCCTTGCCCAACACCAGCGCCAGCACGAACTTGAACTTCCACAGCATCAGCCCCACCGCGCCCATGCTGGCCAGCGCCTTCGGCATCCCCGAACGCTTGCGCTCCGCCTCCGCCAGCGGCACCGCCAATCCCTGCGCATCCGCCTGCTGACTCAGCGCCGTCACCCTCGCCGTCACCTGCGCGTGCTGCGACGTGCCCGGCGGCAACAACTCCAAGGCCTCACGCCACAGCGCCAGCGCCTCCACCGGCGCGCCCCGCGCCGACGCCGCCTGCGCATCCGCCGCCAACTGCGTCAGCCGCTTCGCGTGCACCAGCCGCTGGCACGACGGACACGTGAGCCGCCGGGGCGACAGCTCCGAACCACACCCCTCACACCGCTGCGTGAGGAGCGACGCCGCGAGCGACTCAGCCAACGGCCTGCTCCTGCCCCGCCGGCGCGGCCTCGCCCTCGGCCGGCGCCTCCTGGAGCTTGTACGGCCCGCCGATGTTCAGCTCCGTCCGCTTCGTGCGGCGCCACGCCTCGAACAGCGCGAAGCCGTAGATGAGCCCGGACATGGGACTGTCGAGCGCCACGAACACCGGCGCCGCCGGAGTCACCACCACGGTCCCCACCAGCGCGGCGAACTTCTGGACCCCCTCATCCACCGGCTCCGCGTCCGCCGGCTCCTCCGCCTGGGAGGACGGCGCCGACACCGCCTTGTACACATCCGGTGCCAGCGACGCGGCCACCGACAGGTACGTCAGCACCACCGCCAGCGACTGGTAACCCCTGCCGCCGCGGCCCTCCGAGCCCTTGAACACCGCCGTCCCCACCATCCACCCCACCAGGATGGCGACGAGGCCGATGTTGTAGCCCGACAGGCTCACCACCCAATAGACGAGCGCCCCCGCGATGGCCGCGCCAAAGCCAAACACCGACGCCTTCAGGAAGCGCTTCACCTTCGAGCCGCCCGTCATCGCCGCTTCCACGTTCTCGCGGCAGTCGGGGCACAGCAGGCGCGCGTTCAAGTCGTAATACACACTCTTGATGGCGCGCTGGCAGAGG
This genomic interval carries:
- a CDS encoding DNA replication/repair protein RecF produces the protein MRLLSLQVQDFRNLPAVQLAPSTHATIAVGQNGQGKTNLLEALYFLATLKPLRAGRLSELVRWGSQAARVTGRFLLKGAEREISVEVGGGTRQALVDGKKAASLEDYFGGVSVVAFTPDDLEVIKGGPDARRAFLDRAVFNRFPAFLKESREYARALKNRNRLLREGATVDAAYLDAYDETLARSGARLYARRRALMAELAPRAQATFASIGRTADPAVYGYHPAHLGADFAHADEAALASALREALSARLRRDLDRGFTSVGPHVDDVSVTLGGRSARAYASQGQQRALVLGWKIAEIENLEAAMGFLPLLLLDDVSSELDPERNAYLMGYLARSGAQVFLTTTDAGLVRAAAASDTLWLTVHAGQVATEAPPAP
- a CDS encoding type VI immunity family protein — translated: MSANFPTLRLHYRDGAVAARDGVVVAFFIPHDHRIVTQACWRALQAYVRAIPPQSLNWYGADDGDVLELDADGWEVIRKRMVERPSRLAWHVDLSDLPGGTGGYQFEYHSWRIEPPIRDASATAMSFTFPTEFLLEQGPQRMRALVVELARELPFHFGYASFALASRSGSWTAGDWKVLEEYSARYLGVDLPAVASLGYVIGTHALGAHWLTFLGPPLLDRLGGIEALRQALPFPEVSFLPMDHERLLLTLSEWPEAIDIETSAVPPQYRALACLLKPFMYEPGENDTGIGSYLDRWRRRLCP
- a CDS encoding site-2 protease family protein, translating into MAESLAASLLTQRCEGCGSELSPRRLTCPSCQRLVHAKRLTQLAADAQAASARGAPVEALALWREALELLPPGTSQHAQVTARVTALSQQADAQGLAVPLAEAERKRSGMPKALASMGAVGLMLWKFKFVLALVLGKGKLLLLGLTNASTLFSMMFAASVYWTMWGWSFALGLVACIYVHEMGHVASLRRLGMKADAPMFIPGLGAFVRLKQVPVDEREDARVGLAGPIWGSVAAVAALVAAVLTGWKALGAIAHAAAWLNLFNLVPLWQLDGSRGFRALARPQRWMAVAVLGATWFATGENLLLLIGGVAMFRALLTPASEKGDVRTLVEYSALVVGLGALGWAAQHWTGATAAL